Proteins found in one Campylobacter lari genomic segment:
- the flgL gene encoding flagellar hook-associated protein FlgL, producing MRISNQYNYYTSIQNYTDGQSLLNKYNLQLQTGQLIQHSWENANIYINGSRLEYEMANIGQIIQGTQAAQEMAKNTDTALKNITELLEKFKTLLVKASSDGNSQTSREAIAKELKLVRDSIVNIANTSINGQYLFAGSNTATKPFDKYGNYTGNKDNIFVVSGAGTQIPYNIPGWDLFFKPDSNISKIISTNVSMIDGRYDVNSNPEQKKYLDEESKFSYLIGQNYVQNGPLDPDKDFDYADSKLPFPSSSMYIQGVRPDGTSFKATINIGPEDKIGDVLENIGKLYGNTDANKVVEVTMNDSGQIEIKNLQEGNSSLDFHAVAMTPQLQDADQIKALSEAAAAEGISMDEVTNRIMQAAHGGDLNNTKSPVTIEVNGEQFTVDIHKTDFIKSNINGNKTNGADFDVPFEKDGNTVFGNVSQVIKGTSEYATDSTKLSEVLANANGDMKGQKLEMEITSKSGQKYKVEIDLENSKVSYQDPNDPTKTISFPITHSQYNEATGTSVGMQTRPEDITYGQLNDIIGMFASDKVPTTTINANANGTINNGDFQTIQQNINDSKDFVEVSMDYKGRISITDKFSTNTNIGLTLKDSNSNSGFPPAGEVSNGSGFVFSANNSLTIDDPNIDLIKDLDDMIDAVLNGNMRADSEGSDPRNTGLQGALERIDHLQDHVRKMQTTIGAYTNNIEETNKRMTFLNINVASIKSGVTDADYGQTYMQFMQTMVSYQAMLSATSKISQMSLLNYL from the coding sequence ATGAGAATCAGTAACCAGTATAACTACTACACTTCTATACAAAATTACACGGATGGTCAGTCTTTACTTAATAAATATAATTTGCAATTGCAAACAGGTCAGCTCATACAGCACTCTTGGGAAAATGCTAATATTTATATTAATGGTTCAAGATTAGAATATGAGATGGCAAATATAGGTCAGATTATTCAAGGCACTCAAGCAGCGCAAGAAATGGCAAAAAATACAGACACAGCTTTAAAAAACATTACCGAGCTTTTGGAAAAATTTAAAACACTTTTAGTAAAAGCTTCTAGTGATGGAAATTCTCAAACTTCAAGAGAAGCTATTGCAAAAGAGCTTAAACTTGTAAGAGATTCTATTGTAAATATTGCAAATACTAGTATTAATGGGCAATATTTATTTGCAGGATCTAATACAGCCACAAAACCTTTTGACAAATATGGAAATTATACTGGTAACAAGGATAATATTTTCGTAGTAAGTGGTGCTGGAACTCAAATTCCTTATAACATACCTGGTTGGGATTTATTTTTTAAACCTGATTCAAATATTAGCAAGATTATCTCTACAAATGTATCTATGATAGATGGTAGATACGATGTTAATTCTAATCCTGAGCAAAAAAAATATTTAGATGAAGAATCTAAATTTTCTTATCTTATAGGTCAAAATTATGTTCAAAATGGCCCTTTAGATCCAGATAAAGATTTTGACTATGCAGATAGCAAGCTGCCTTTTCCAAGCTCATCTATGTATATTCAAGGTGTCAGACCTGATGGAACAAGCTTTAAAGCAACTATTAATATAGGGCCTGAAGATAAAATAGGTGATGTTTTAGAAAATATTGGTAAATTATATGGCAATACAGATGCAAATAAAGTTGTTGAAGTAACTATGAATGATAGTGGCCAAATAGAAATTAAAAATTTGCAAGAAGGTAATAGTTCTTTAGATTTTCATGCAGTTGCTATGACGCCACAACTTCAAGATGCAGATCAAATTAAAGCTTTAAGTGAAGCTGCTGCTGCTGAGGGTATTAGTATGGATGAAGTGACTAATCGTATCATGCAAGCAGCACATGGTGGAGATTTGAATAATACTAAAAGTCCAGTTACTATTGAGGTAAATGGTGAGCAATTTACTGTAGATATACATAAAACAGATTTTATAAAAAGTAATATCAATGGCAATAAAACCAATGGAGCTGATTTTGATGTGCCTTTTGAAAAAGATGGTAATACTGTTTTTGGTAATGTTTCTCAAGTGATTAAAGGCACCAGTGAGTATGCTACTGATAGTACAAAACTTAGTGAAGTTTTAGCAAATGCTAATGGGGATATGAAGGGTCAAAAACTTGAAATGGAGATTACTTCTAAAAGTGGTCAAAAATATAAGGTTGAAATAGACTTAGAAAATTCCAAGGTTAGCTACCAAGATCCAAATGATCCTACTAAAACTATAAGTTTTCCTATTACCCATTCTCAATATAATGAAGCAACAGGAACTTCAGTAGGTATGCAAACAAGACCTGAGGATATTACTTATGGTCAATTAAATGATATTATAGGTATGTTTGCAAGTGATAAGGTTCCAACTACTACAATTAATGCAAATGCAAACGGAACAATAAATAATGGTGATTTTCAAACTATTCAACAAAATATAAATGATTCTAAAGATTTTGTAGAAGTTAGTATGGATTATAAGGGTCGTATAAGTATTACTGATAAATTTTCAACTAATACAAATATAGGTCTTACTTTAAAAGATTCAAATTCAAACAGTGGTTTTCCTCCAGCAGGCGAGGTAAGCAATGGTTCTGGTTTTGTATTTAGCGCAAATAATTCTTTAACTATTGATGACCCAAATATTGATTTAATTAAAGATTTAGATGATATGATAGATGCTGTTTTAAATGGTAATATGAGAGCTGACTCAGAAGGAAGTGATCCTAGAAATACAGGTTTACAAGGAGCCTTAGAAAGAATAGATCATTTGCAAGATCATGTTAGAAAAATGCAAACAACCATAGGTGCTTACACTAATAATATAGAAGAAACAAATAAAAGAATGACTTTTTTAAATATCAATGTAGCTTCTATAAAAAGTGGTGTAACTGATGCTGATTATGGTCAGACTTATATGCAGTTTATGCAAACTATGGTTTCTTATCAAGCTATGCTTTCAGCAACCTCTAAAATTTCTCAAATGAGTTTATTAAACTACTTATAA
- a CDS encoding LexA family transcriptional regulator: MHKTADILNRVYALLNITDDKEFCGIFEVKPNTLSTWRTRNTIPYDLLMKISKEHNISLDAIFFDKMRIRDDILKLRYYTDVAAAAGYGAINSQLEYTEIAISKKFACEALGLPPLAKLDIIKVIGDSMEPFIHSGDVIAIDVSKNKLDLVKNGDIVVINLDGEIYCKKLLKQPFVNEIVLSSMNSFYKDIVVNIEHINNAEIIGVVCKAISIKTFENAIIKYE; this comes from the coding sequence ATGCATAAAACAGCAGACATTTTGAATAGAGTTTATGCTCTGTTAAATATCACCGATGATAAAGAATTTTGTGGAATTTTTGAAGTAAAACCCAATACATTAAGCACTTGGAGAACTAGAAATACCATTCCCTACGATTTATTAATGAAAATTTCAAAAGAACACAATATTTCACTTGATGCTATCTTTTTTGACAAAATGCGAATTAGAGATGATATTTTGAAATTAAGATATTATACAGATGTAGCAGCAGCCGCTGGATATGGTGCTATAAATAGTCAATTAGAATATACTGAGATAGCAATAAGTAAAAAATTTGCCTGCGAAGCCTTAGGATTACCGCCTTTAGCTAAACTCGATATTATTAAAGTTATAGGAGATAGTATGGAGCCTTTTATCCATAGTGGAGATGTTATAGCTATTGATGTGAGCAAAAATAAACTTGACCTTGTTAAAAATGGAGATATTGTGGTTATCAACCTTGATGGTGAAATTTACTGCAAAAAGCTTTTAAAACAACCATTTGTAAATGAAATTGTATTAAGCTCTATGAACTCTTTTTACAAAGATATTGTTGTTAATATTGAGCATATTAACAACGCTGAAATTATAGGCGTTGTTTGTAAGGCAATATCAATTAAAACTTTTGAAAATGCTATTATAAAGTACGAGTGA
- a CDS encoding AAA domain protein: protein MDLAQQTKRFLNTQNISQNNLADRLGINKSYMVGYMKEGSAYKYATKVEPLLEKYIKSFVEEKSIKELQTPFIVTKDVKAINVTIENAMCNREMGVIIGEAGTGKSRAIKEYANKNGTRVVLFEATTETSKRMLLSGLENKLNVCFKGSLDDKIRGIASELSRTSKVLIIDESEHLPFRALECLRRIYDFSNTALILVGTKKLKNNLTGVGRNDYNEYGQLSSRIGAKWELKGLCYQNKEGLKNDDLKALCDYFSLVDKKAIDLVFNLARGNFRKSEKLLKRASDFADGKSIEIKHIEAAAGYLLLG from the coding sequence ATGGATTTAGCCCAACAAACAAAGAGATTTTTAAATACACAAAACATCTCTCAAAACAACTTAGCTGATCGCTTAGGTATTAATAAAAGCTATATGGTTGGATACATGAAAGAAGGTAGTGCTTATAAATATGCTACTAAAGTAGAACCATTGCTTGAAAAGTATATAAAAAGCTTCGTAGAAGAAAAGAGCATTAAAGAACTACAAACACCTTTTATAGTTACAAAAGATGTAAAAGCAATTAATGTAACTATAGAAAATGCTATGTGTAATCGTGAAATGGGGGTTATCATAGGCGAAGCAGGAACTGGTAAAAGCCGAGCTATTAAAGAATATGCTAATAAAAATGGCACAAGGGTAGTTTTGTTTGAAGCTACTACTGAAACTAGCAAAAGAATGCTTTTAAGCGGTCTTGAAAACAAACTTAATGTGTGTTTTAAAGGCTCACTTGATGATAAGATTAGAGGCATAGCTAGTGAGTTATCAAGAACTTCAAAAGTTTTAATTATAGATGAGAGCGAACACTTACCTTTTAGAGCACTTGAGTGCTTAAGACGCATATATGATTTTTCAAACACTGCTTTGATTTTAGTAGGAACTAAAAAACTTAAAAACAATCTTACAGGTGTTGGTAGAAATGATTATAACGAATATGGACAGCTTAGCTCTAGAATTGGTGCAAAATGGGAATTAAAAGGACTTTGCTATCAAAACAAAGAGGGCTTAAAAAATGATGATTTAAAAGCACTTTGCGATTATTTTTCCTTAGTAGATAAAAAAGCAATAGATTTGGTTTTTAATCTAGCTAGAGGTAATTTTAGAAAAAGCGAAAAGCTTTTAAAAAGAGCCAGTGATTTTGCTGATGGTAAAAGTATAGAAATAAAGCATATTGAAGCTGCAGCTGGATATTTGCTATTAGGTTAA
- a CDS encoding sigma factor-like helix-turn-helix DNA-binding protein: MNFEEIARELNISRVRVGQIYKSALKKLAHPKNKEKWKEIMDTLEALEEQRVKKENLMQGERK; the protein is encoded by the coding sequence ATGAATTTTGAAGAAATAGCTAGGGAATTAAATATCTCAAGAGTTAGAGTTGGACAAATATATAAATCCGCCTTAAAAAAGCTAGCTCATCCAAAAAACAAAGAAAAATGGAAAGAGATTATGGATACCTTAGAAGCTTTAGAAGAGCAAAGAGTAAAAAAAGAAAATTTAATGCAAGGAGAAAGAAAATGA
- a CDS encoding host-nuclease inhibitor Gam family protein, with amino-acid sequence MEIKSFEDVNLALKKIAELSVKIEKINGDVTLACNEIKKAHAGKIKVLNDELKYMEQCISTFCENNKHEFTEKRSKEFTFGKIGYRISESVPLPRVKEKLEALVKAFKSYGLNECISYKEELNKDVIVGLEDSTLVKLGLKRVVKDNFRIEPRIENLEIEK; translated from the coding sequence ATGGAAATAAAAAGTTTTGAAGATGTCAATTTAGCGCTTAAAAAAATAGCTGAACTTAGTGTAAAGATAGAAAAGATTAATGGTGATGTAACTTTAGCTTGTAATGAGATTAAAAAAGCTCATGCGGGTAAAATTAAAGTTTTAAACGATGAGCTTAAATATATGGAACAATGTATTAGCACCTTTTGTGAAAACAACAAGCATGAATTTACTGAAAAAAGATCTAAAGAATTTACCTTTGGAAAAATTGGCTATCGTATAAGCGAGAGTGTGCCTTTACCAAGAGTAAAAGAAAAGTTAGAAGCTCTTGTAAAAGCTTTTAAAAGTTATGGGCTTAATGAATGTATTAGCTACAAAGAAGAGCTTAATAAAGATGTTATTGTAGGGCTTGAAGATAGCACTTTAGTAAAGCTTGGTCTTAAAAGAGTGGTAAAAGATAATTTTAGAATAGAACCTCGTATTGAAAATTTGGAGATTGAAAAATGA
- a CDS encoding phage protein GemA/Gp16 family protein has protein sequence MQNLKKQLIKIIHTLRKDAHLSDDESYRWVLNERYGKSSSKDLIIEELRDFVIALGYDEKFLKNTKKARYFKNENTKSGRATKKQLNMIQAIWSKNAKNPTQWALREFINNIIKKRPLYLWYLSIEDANKVILGLKNLENNSTHSAKRS, from the coding sequence ATGCAAAATCTTAAAAAACAACTTATAAAAATAATTCATACCCTAAGAAAAGACGCTCATTTAAGCGATGATGAAAGCTATCGCTGGGTATTAAACGAAAGATATGGTAAAAGCTCATCCAAAGATTTAATCATTGAGGAGCTTAGAGATTTTGTTATAGCTTTGGGGTATGATGAAAAGTTTTTAAAAAATACTAAAAAAGCAAGATATTTTAAAAATGAAAATACCAAAAGTGGAAGGGCTACAAAAAAACAGCTTAATATGATACAAGCTATTTGGAGTAAAAATGCTAAAAATCCTACACAATGGGCTTTAAGAGAATTTATTAATAATATCATTAAAAAGCGACCTTTATATCTTTGGTATTTAAGTATAGAAGATGCTAATAAAGTCATTTTAGGGCTTAAAAATTTAGAAAACAACAGCACACATTCAGCTAAGCGAAGCTAA
- the dnaE gene encoding DNA polymerase III subunit alpha — protein sequence MSQFTHLHLHTEYSLLDGANKLKELAKTLKAQGATSVAMTDHGNMFGAIDFYKTMRAEGIKPIIGLEAYLHNHDDLSDKSSRQRFHICLFAKNEIGYKNLMYLSSQSYIHGLYYYPRINKKLLEAHSEGLICSSACLQGEVNWHLNTKNERNLKFGAKGYEGAKEAALWYKKVFGDDFYLEIMRHGIDDQKFIDDSIIKLAKELDIKIIATNDTHYTFKERAAAHEVFMCIAMGVKLDDPGRLRHEVHEFYVKTPEQMSELFADIPEAIENTQEIANKCNLELKLGDPTPPNFKFTREYAKKYGLSLSQEDQEFSFDNDDIVFEYLCKKGLEERLQFIDESKHQEYKDRLDLEISIIKNMKFSGYMLIVHDFIAAAKEKDIPVGPGRGSAAGSLVSYCLKITDLDPIPYNLLFERFLNPERVSMPDIDVDFCQDRRGEVIDYVIDKYGAEKVAQVITFGKLLAKGVIRDVARVCDMSIPDADALAKLVPEELKITLEKAYEQEPKIAEFVNSHPKGRQVWDFAKALEGLNRNAGMHAAGVVISNEALWNKAPLFRQSKNDERHLVTQYSKEYLEDVDLIKFDFLGLKTLTVIDNAIKLVKKRYGKDVIWEKIDMNDPKVYKTIQSGNTLGIFQIESGGMQSLNARLKPERFEDLIAVLALYRPGPLDSGMVDDFIDIKHGRKAATYAFDDLKPILENTYGVIVYQEQVMQIVQKIGGFSLGGADNVRRAMGKKKREILDNLKAEYLEGAKKQGYDEKKADDLFELILKFAEYGFNKSHSAAYALITFQTAYLKTYYPSEFMAALLTSEESNVDKVAKYIEEMKRMNIKLLPPSINKAQREFSATKLEDGSEAIIYGLGAIKSVGIPAIENIMAIRKEEGFSDFDDFISSIDPTKINKKTIENLAKSGAFDEFGYTRKCLVDNLELISETSRKIAEVKRNSTASLFGEEEIAADIKVGLHDSKIEFEIMEKLGYEKEILGIYVSGHPLDKFASQIESIEYFKSMDFETLKGEGELLVVGKIEDFKSMMSKSGKRYAKAVVLDFYSSFDMIIFEAQVEKVEALFKESKDEAFAFLLRYKNNDNDLSFSLNEIYTLEEAKENELKSFSKKKSFVKKENKEEFTQEPMKFEENIIELDINKLSKDMVYEIYDLANTRHNPKDTNNKKLVLKVLDMGSCLLYHTNFVLSQEAMDVIAQKCKG from the coding sequence ATGAGCCAATTTACACATTTACATTTACATACAGAATATTCTTTACTTGATGGAGCAAATAAACTCAAAGAGTTAGCTAAAACGCTAAAAGCACAAGGTGCAACAAGCGTTGCTATGACTGATCATGGAAATATGTTTGGGGCTATTGATTTTTATAAAACAATGAGAGCTGAAGGGATTAAACCTATTATAGGACTTGAAGCGTATTTGCATAATCACGATGATTTAAGTGATAAAAGCTCAAGACAACGCTTTCATATTTGTTTGTTTGCTAAAAATGAAATTGGCTATAAAAATTTGATGTATTTAAGCTCGCAAAGCTATATACATGGCTTGTATTATTACCCAAGGATTAATAAAAAACTTTTAGAAGCTCATAGTGAGGGTTTGATTTGCTCTTCTGCATGTTTGCAAGGTGAGGTTAATTGGCATTTAAATACCAAAAATGAAAGAAATTTAAAATTTGGCGCAAAAGGTTATGAAGGCGCAAAAGAAGCTGCGCTTTGGTATAAAAAGGTTTTTGGAGATGATTTTTACCTTGAGATTATGCGTCATGGTATTGACGATCAAAAATTTATCGATGATTCTATCATCAAACTTGCTAAAGAGCTTGATATAAAAATCATCGCAACTAATGATACGCATTATACTTTTAAAGAAAGAGCAGCTGCACATGAAGTATTTATGTGTATAGCTATGGGTGTTAAGCTTGATGATCCAGGGCGTTTAAGACATGAAGTGCATGAGTTTTATGTAAAAACACCAGAGCAAATGAGTGAGCTTTTTGCTGATATTCCTGAAGCTATTGAAAATACTCAAGAAATAGCTAATAAATGCAATCTAGAATTAAAACTAGGTGATCCTACCCCACCAAATTTTAAATTTACCCGTGAATATGCAAAAAAATATGGCTTAAGTTTAAGTCAAGAAGATCAAGAATTTAGCTTTGATAATGATGATATAGTTTTTGAATATCTTTGTAAAAAGGGCTTAGAAGAAAGACTTCAATTTATCGATGAGAGTAAACATCAAGAATATAAAGATAGACTTGATTTAGAAATTAGTATTATTAAAAATATGAAATTTTCAGGTTATATGTTAATCGTTCATGATTTTATCGCTGCAGCTAAGGAAAAAGATATACCAGTTGGACCAGGGCGTGGGAGTGCTGCGGGGAGTTTGGTTTCGTATTGTTTGAAAATTACAGATTTAGATCCTATACCTTATAATCTTCTTTTTGAGAGATTTTTAAATCCTGAGCGTGTATCAATGCCCGATATTGACGTGGATTTTTGTCAAGATAGAAGAGGGGAAGTGATTGATTATGTTATTGATAAATACGGAGCTGAAAAGGTTGCGCAAGTCATTACCTTTGGTAAGCTTTTAGCAAAGGGAGTAATCCGTGATGTAGCTAGGGTTTGTGATATGAGCATACCTGATGCGGATGCTTTGGCAAAATTAGTTCCTGAAGAGCTAAAAATCACTTTAGAAAAAGCTTATGAGCAAGAACCAAAAATCGCTGAATTTGTAAATTCTCATCCAAAGGGGCGTCAAGTTTGGGACTTTGCTAAGGCACTAGAGGGTTTAAATAGAAATGCAGGTATGCACGCAGCCGGAGTTGTGATATCTAATGAAGCTTTGTGGAATAAAGCTCCGCTTTTTAGACAAAGCAAAAACGATGAGCGTCATTTAGTTACGCAGTATTCTAAAGAATATCTTGAAGATGTAGATTTAATCAAATTTGACTTTTTGGGTTTAAAAACTCTTACAGTAATTGATAATGCGATTAAGCTAGTAAAAAAGCGTTATGGTAAAGATGTAATTTGGGAAAAGATTGATATGAATGATCCTAAGGTTTATAAAACCATACAAAGTGGAAATACCTTGGGCATTTTCCAAATAGAATCAGGTGGTATGCAAAGTTTAAATGCTAGGTTAAAGCCTGAAAGATTTGAGGATTTAATCGCGGTTTTAGCTTTATATAGACCAGGACCGCTTGATAGTGGAATGGTGGATGATTTTATTGATATTAAGCATGGTAGAAAGGCTGCAACATATGCATTTGATGATTTAAAACCTATACTTGAAAACACTTATGGGGTTATAGTTTATCAAGAACAGGTTATGCAAATAGTGCAAAAAATCGGTGGTTTTTCTTTGGGCGGGGCTGATAATGTGCGCCGTGCTATGGGTAAGAAAAAAAGAGAAATTTTGGACAATCTCAAAGCAGAGTATTTAGAAGGAGCTAAAAAACAAGGCTATGATGAGAAAAAGGCTGATGATTTGTTTGAGCTTATTTTAAAATTTGCTGAATATGGTTTTAATAAATCTCATTCAGCTGCTTACGCACTTATAACCTTTCAAACAGCGTATTTAAAAACTTATTATCCAAGTGAGTTTATGGCTGCACTTTTAACAAGTGAAGAAAGCAATGTAGATAAGGTTGCAAAATACATTGAAGAGATGAAAAGAATGAACATCAAGCTTTTGCCACCAAGCATTAACAAAGCCCAAAGAGAATTTAGCGCAACTAAGCTTGAAGATGGTTCTGAAGCTATTATTTATGGGCTTGGAGCGATTAAGAGTGTGGGAATTCCTGCAATAGAAAATATCATGGCAATTCGTAAGGAAGAAGGTTTTAGTGATTTTGATGATTTTATAAGCTCGATTGATCCTACTAAGATTAATAAAAAAACCATAGAAAATTTAGCCAAATCAGGTGCTTTTGATGAGTTTGGTTATACTAGAAAATGCTTGGTGGATAATCTTGAGCTTATTTCAGAAACAAGTAGGAAAATTGCTGAAGTTAAAAGAAACTCTACTGCTTCACTTTTTGGAGAAGAGGAAATAGCTGCAGATATCAAAGTAGGGCTTCATGATAGTAAAATTGAATTTGAAATAATGGAAAAACTAGGCTATGAAAAAGAAATCTTAGGAATTTATGTATCAGGCCACCCTTTAGATAAATTTGCAAGTCAAATAGAAAGTATAGAGTATTTTAAAAGCATGGACTTTGAAACACTCAAAGGCGAAGGTGAGCTTTTGGTTGTAGGAAAGATTGAAGATTTTAAATCAATGATGAGTAAAAGTGGGAAAAGATATGCTAAGGCTGTGGTTTTAGACTTTTACTCTTCTTTTGATATGATTATTTTTGAAGCTCAGGTGGAAAAAGTCGAAGCGCTTTTTAAAGAAAGCAAGGATGAAGCCTTTGCTTTTTTACTAAGATATAAAAACAATGACAATGACTTAAGCTTTAGTTTAAATGAAATTTATACCCTAGAAGAAGCAAAAGAAAATGAGCTAAAATCTTTTAGTAAGAAAAAAAGCTTTGTAAAAAAAGAAAACAAAGAAGAATTTACCCAAGAGCCTATGAAATTTGAAGAAAATATCATAGAACTTGATATTAACAAGCTTAGCAAAGATATGGTATATGAAATTTATGATCTAGCTAATACAAGACATAACCCAAAAGATACTAATAACAAAAAGCTTGTGCTAAAAGTACTTGATATGGGTAGTTGCTTGCTTTATCATACAAATTTTGTTCTCTCACAAGAAGCTATGGATGTGATAGCTCAAAAATGTAAAGGTTGA
- a CDS encoding SelT/SelW/SelH family (seleno)protein, translated as MEVKIYYCNLUNYKPQAARVAEEIQNEFKDAQISTIEKGGGHFIVEVDGKIIYSKKDLFNCEVDRFPHEGEITKLMKQM; from the coding sequence ATGGAAGTAAAAATTTATTATTGTAATCTTTGAAATTACAAACCACAAGCTGCAAGGGTTGCAGAAGAAATACAAAATGAATTCAAAGATGCGCAAATTTCTACCATAGAAAAAGGTGGTGGTCATTTTATAGTAGAAGTAGATGGCAAAATCATTTACTCTAAAAAAGACTTATTTAACTGCGAAGTAGATAGATTTCCTCATGAGGGTGAAATCACCAAGCTTATGAAACAAATGTAA
- a CDS encoding DJ-1 family glyoxalase III, translating into MKKVLVPLAKGFEEAEFIGIADVLKRAGEASGNLEVIIASLDDELLVQGANGISIRADMSLASVDQENLDAIALAGGFEGMMNLKNNRAIIKIIQDLHAKKKIVAAICASPMVLAKAGVINGEFSCYPGCEVGIEGVRVNKAVVVNENVITAAGPATAILFGLELAKHLCSEEIYQKLYEGMLVPLTK; encoded by the coding sequence ATGAAAAAAGTTTTAGTGCCTTTGGCAAAAGGTTTTGAAGAAGCTGAATTTATAGGTATAGCTGATGTTTTAAAAAGAGCAGGAGAAGCTAGTGGAAATTTAGAAGTCATTATTGCTTCACTAGATGATGAGCTTTTAGTACAAGGAGCTAATGGAATTAGCATAAGGGCTGATATGAGTTTAGCTAGTGTTGATCAAGAAAATTTAGACGCAATTGCTTTGGCAGGTGGATTTGAAGGTATGATGAATTTAAAAAACAATCGAGCTATCATAAAAATCATACAAGATTTACATGCTAAGAAAAAAATCGTAGCGGCTATTTGTGCTTCACCTATGGTATTGGCAAAAGCAGGGGTAATTAATGGAGAGTTTTCTTGCTATCCTGGTTGTGAAGTAGGTATTGAAGGTGTAAGAGTAAATAAAGCAGTTGTGGTAAATGAAAATGTCATCACAGCAGCTGGGCCTGCTACGGCTATTTTATTTGGTTTGGAGCTTGCTAAGCATTTATGCTCAGAAGAAATTTATCAAAAACTTTATGAAGGTATGCTTGTTCCTTTGACAAAATAA
- a CDS encoding N-carbamoylputrescine amidohydrolase has translation MKLALIQQEFKQNKEKTIEKTCELIKQAAKEKAELVCLQELHQTQYFCQSENTNFFDLANDYEEDVKFWSNAARENKVVLVTSLFEKRSAGLYHNTSVVFEKDGSIAGKYRKMHIPDDPCFYEKFYFTPGDLGFEPIQTSVGKLGVLICWDQWYPEAARLMALKGAQILIYPTAIGWFDKDEKEEKQRQLEAWIGVQRGHAIANGLPVVAINRVGFEKDESGVEDGIRFWGNSFVFGAQGEELFRADDKQELCKIVEIDMQRCENVRRWWPFLRDRRIEYFHELNKRFID, from the coding sequence ATGAAATTAGCACTCATACAGCAAGAATTTAAACAAAATAAAGAAAAAACTATAGAAAAAACATGCGAACTTATCAAACAAGCAGCAAAGGAAAAGGCTGAGCTTGTATGCTTGCAAGAACTTCATCAAACGCAGTATTTTTGTCAAAGTGAAAATACAAACTTTTTTGATTTGGCAAATGACTATGAAGAAGATGTTAAGTTTTGGTCTAATGCGGCTAGGGAAAATAAAGTTGTTTTGGTAACTTCTTTATTTGAAAAAAGAAGTGCAGGGCTTTATCATAATACTAGTGTGGTATTTGAAAAAGATGGCTCCATAGCAGGTAAATACCGCAAAATGCATATTCCTGATGATCCTTGTTTTTATGAAAAATTTTATTTTACTCCAGGTGATTTGGGTTTTGAACCTATACAAACAAGCGTTGGAAAGCTTGGAGTTTTAATATGTTGGGATCAATGGTATCCTGAAGCTGCTAGGTTAATGGCTTTAAAAGGGGCTCAAATTTTGATTTATCCTACTGCTATAGGTTGGTTTGATAAGGATGAAAAAGAAGAAAAACAAAGACAGCTTGAAGCTTGGATAGGTGTGCAAAGAGGCCATGCTATAGCTAATGGCTTGCCTGTAGTAGCTATTAATAGAGTGGGTTTTGAAAAAGATGAAAGCGGTGTGGAAGATGGCATAAGATTTTGGGGGAATTCTTTTGTTTTTGGGGCTCAAGGCGAAGAGCTTTTTAGAGCCGATGATAAACAAGAGCTTTGTAAAATCGTTGAAATTGATATGCAAAGATGTGAAAATGTGCGTAGATGGTGGCCGTTTTTACGCGATAGACGCATAGAGTATTTTCATGAATTAAATAAAAGATTTATTGACTAA